One region of Marivirga arenosa genomic DNA includes:
- a CDS encoding TlpA family protein disulfide reductase encodes MNSYITLLFFFISISLGFSQEQVNLTIRSNKGLSKEYLLILQNETYAFSPDQKEYVFSLTVSEPEFGALITPNNRSYTFWYDGGEVEVFFEQNIFSKELIVSGSESHKIFEKFDYKDPYPKFKEVFISNLNSIVALNYIDRYYRFMDFTKAQFKELYQLIPIARRSEIPNFNAYINSLEKRKIELKAEIIDFTGFDKEGNSISTKDFRGQYLLIDIAASWCGPCWKAFPYLIEVKEEFSEVQFITLNEDSAIDRWTSLAEKNNLSINWPVIWTIEGDKKELLLQYKIQSYPTYLLVDPKGIIVERWEISSQEVLKAKLKKHINRGS; translated from the coding sequence ATGAATTCTTATATAACCTTGTTGTTCTTTTTCATCTCAATTTCGCTTGGATTCTCACAGGAGCAAGTAAATTTGACTATTAGAAGTAATAAGGGGCTATCCAAAGAATATTTGCTAATCCTTCAGAATGAAACTTATGCTTTTAGCCCGGATCAAAAGGAATATGTATTTTCATTAACAGTTTCTGAACCCGAATTTGGAGCGCTTATTACACCAAACAATAGATCATATACATTTTGGTACGATGGGGGTGAGGTTGAAGTGTTTTTTGAACAGAATATTTTTAGTAAAGAATTAATAGTAAGTGGATCAGAAAGTCATAAAATTTTTGAAAAGTTTGATTATAAAGATCCATATCCCAAATTCAAAGAGGTTTTCATTTCAAACTTAAATTCAATAGTTGCCTTAAATTACATAGATCGGTATTACAGATTTATGGATTTCACAAAAGCTCAATTTAAAGAGCTTTATCAGCTTATTCCAATAGCAAGGCGTTCAGAAATACCTAATTTCAATGCATATATAAATAGTTTAGAAAAGAGAAAAATCGAGCTGAAAGCTGAAATTATTGATTTTACTGGGTTTGACAAAGAAGGGAATTCTATTAGCACTAAAGATTTTCGTGGTCAATATCTATTGATAGATATAGCCGCTTCATGGTGTGGACCCTGTTGGAAGGCTTTTCCCTATTTAATTGAAGTGAAGGAAGAATTTAGTGAAGTGCAATTTATTACACTTAATGAAGATAGTGCTATAGATAGATGGACCTCTTTAGCTGAGAAGAATAATTTATCAATAAACTGGCCAGTGATATGGACGATTGAGGGTGATAAAAAAGAGTTGCTACTTCAATATAAGATTCAATCATATCCAACTTATTTATTGGTTGATCCAAAAGGGATTATTGTTGAAAGATGGGAAATTTCTTCTCAAGAAGTACTGAAAGCTAAATTGAAAAAACATATTAATAGAGGTTCTTGA
- a CDS encoding sulfite exporter TauE/SafE family protein: protein MTLIEIIGFLSAAIIGISLGLIGGGGSILTVPVLVYLLGINPVTATAYSLFIVGFSSLVGGLNYAKKGLVNYKTGIVFTIPAFISVYLTRLLLVPALPESWFYIGGLEITRSIGIMVIFAILMIAASYSMIKGKKKVAEEAEEEAGETVQKFNYPLIIVEGIVVGALTGLVGAGGGFLIIPALVVLAKLPMKEAVGTSLLIIAAKSLIGFIGDIQSGGEIDWVFLAIFTVIAGSGIFIGSYLSNLIDGQKLKKGFGWFVLIMGSVMIIKELFM, encoded by the coding sequence ATGACATTAATAGAAATAATTGGTTTTTTAAGTGCGGCTATAATTGGCATCTCTTTAGGCTTAATCGGTGGAGGAGGTTCTATCCTTACTGTACCTGTATTAGTTTATTTACTTGGAATTAATCCTGTTACAGCCACTGCCTATTCATTATTCATTGTAGGTTTTAGTTCTTTAGTAGGGGGATTAAATTATGCTAAAAAAGGATTAGTAAATTATAAAACAGGTATAGTATTTACAATTCCAGCTTTCATTTCAGTTTATTTAACGCGTTTACTTCTAGTACCAGCTTTACCAGAATCATGGTTTTACATTGGAGGATTAGAAATCACAAGATCAATTGGGATTATGGTGATTTTTGCGATTTTAATGATTGCAGCATCATACTCTATGATTAAAGGAAAGAAAAAAGTAGCAGAAGAGGCTGAGGAGGAAGCAGGAGAAACCGTTCAAAAATTTAATTACCCATTAATTATTGTAGAAGGAATCGTAGTAGGAGCATTGACAGGTTTAGTTGGTGCAGGTGGAGGATTCTTAATTATTCCTGCACTAGTAGTATTGGCTAAGTTACCAATGAAAGAAGCAGTAGGTACGTCATTATTAATTATTGCTGCTAAATCTTTAATTGGTTTCATTGGTGATATTCAATCTGGTGGAGAAATTGACTGGGTATTTTTAGCAATATTTACAGTAATTGCTGGTTCTGGTATATTTATCGGTTCTTATCTATCGAATTTAATAGATGGTCAAAAACTGAAAAAAGGCTTTGGATGGTTCGTTTTAATCATGGGTTCTGTCATGATTATAAAAGAACTATTCATGTGA
- a CDS encoding anti-sigma factor family protein, giving the protein MKTEDWKAMIMDYLYDELGPKDKTAFENELSQNPDLKEELEAFQSTQNIMGSWEDEKVSAPPFFNVYKTEPPKNSQNGYKWFISIAASFLILMLAAKFTGLEISSQDNDFRIAFNQNSTDQNQLNQQEVQKMMGQVLANYEQKLEEKRVEDKQELKSYLAKQSNQNKAIIDNYLTSLQQNNLQLMETYWKESNEQQQVYTEQLLSDFAEYVQEQRQEDMDYLFAKMELMESDKDLFKIETGQMINALASNQSAEEAY; this is encoded by the coding sequence ATGAAAACTGAAGATTGGAAAGCGATGATAATGGATTATCTCTATGATGAGCTTGGTCCTAAAGATAAAACAGCTTTTGAAAACGAATTAAGTCAAAACCCAGACTTAAAAGAAGAATTGGAGGCTTTTCAAAGTACTCAAAATATTATGGGGAGCTGGGAGGATGAAAAGGTAAGTGCACCTCCATTTTTTAATGTATACAAAACCGAGCCACCAAAAAATAGTCAAAATGGGTATAAATGGTTTATTTCAATTGCAGCCTCCTTCTTGATTTTAATGTTAGCTGCAAAATTTACAGGACTCGAAATTTCAAGTCAGGATAATGACTTTAGAATAGCATTTAACCAAAATTCAACTGATCAAAATCAATTAAATCAGCAGGAAGTTCAGAAAATGATGGGCCAGGTATTGGCTAATTATGAACAGAAACTGGAAGAAAAGCGAGTGGAAGATAAGCAAGAGCTAAAAAGCTATTTAGCTAAGCAAAGTAATCAGAACAAAGCAATTATTGATAATTACTTAACCTCATTGCAACAAAATAACTTGCAGTTGATGGAAACCTATTGGAAAGAAAGTAACGAACAACAACAAGTATATACTGAGCAACTATTGTCTGATTTTGCTGAATATGTTCAAGAGCAAAGACAGGAAGATATGGATTATTTGTTTGCTAAAATGGAATTGATGGAGTCAGATAAAGATCTATTTAAAATTGAGACCGGTCAAATGATCAATGCTCTGGCAAGTAATCAATCAGCTGAGGAGGCTTATTAA
- a CDS encoding MBL fold metallo-hydrolase: MNIKHFYDDALAQGSFAIESEGQVALVDPSRDIQEYIDFANDHNGKIVAVFETHPHADFISSHLELHNKFGAKIYVNEKVGVSYDFSPLGHGEEVKIGKVTFRALFTPGHSPDHNSYLLLDENGEQKAVFTGDSLFVGDVGRPDLREGAGNIQVSKKELAGMMYDTVNDVFADLADDTIVYPAHGPGSLCGKNMSSDLSSTIAKEKENNWAFQIKEKDKFVDAFLEGQSFIPKYFPNSVEVNRKGAASLEEAVKNAEVKEGFEIPSSALIIDTRAKEEFKKGHIKGAINIQNQESDKFETWLGSIVGPDEDYYLVADNKDDLEFAIYRAAKIGYENNLVAGVINPKGEEVTDPLVNVEDFKNNPDAYTIIDIRNKSEVADGKFFESATNIPLPELREKAADIDTEKPIIVHCAGGYRSAAGFSIVKRLLPEAKVYDLSDAVNDFK, from the coding sequence ATGAATATTAAGCATTTTTATGATGACGCTTTAGCACAAGGTTCTTTCGCAATAGAAAGTGAAGGGCAAGTAGCTTTAGTAGACCCATCAAGAGATATTCAAGAATATATAGATTTTGCTAATGATCATAATGGTAAAATTGTAGCAGTTTTTGAAACTCATCCTCATGCAGATTTTATCAGTAGCCATTTAGAATTACATAACAAATTCGGTGCTAAAATATACGTGAATGAGAAAGTAGGAGTGAGTTACGATTTTTCACCATTAGGTCATGGAGAAGAAGTTAAAATAGGTAAAGTTACTTTCAGAGCACTATTTACTCCAGGTCACTCTCCAGATCATAATTCATATTTATTATTGGATGAAAATGGTGAACAAAAAGCTGTATTTACTGGTGATTCATTATTTGTAGGAGATGTTGGTCGTCCCGATTTAAGAGAAGGTGCTGGTAACATTCAAGTAAGTAAAAAAGAATTAGCTGGAATGATGTATGATACAGTAAACGATGTGTTTGCTGATCTAGCTGATGATACTATTGTATATCCTGCTCACGGTCCTGGTTCACTTTGCGGTAAAAATATGAGTAGCGATTTAAGTAGTACTATCGCAAAAGAGAAAGAAAATAACTGGGCGTTTCAAATTAAAGAAAAAGATAAGTTTGTAGATGCTTTTTTAGAAGGACAATCCTTCATTCCTAAATACTTCCCTAACAGTGTGGAAGTAAATAGAAAAGGAGCAGCTTCATTAGAAGAAGCCGTTAAAAATGCAGAGGTTAAAGAAGGATTTGAAATTCCGAGTTCAGCTTTAATAATTGATACCAGAGCAAAAGAAGAATTTAAAAAAGGTCATATAAAAGGGGCCATTAATATACAAAATCAGGAGTCTGATAAGTTTGAAACATGGTTAGGTTCAATAGTAGGTCCAGATGAAGATTACTATCTGGTTGCAGATAATAAGGATGATTTAGAATTTGCAATTTACAGAGCAGCTAAGATTGGATATGAAAATAACTTAGTAGCAGGAGTAATTAATCCAAAAGGTGAGGAAGTAACAGATCCGCTTGTAAATGTGGAGGATTTCAAAAACAATCCGGATGCTTACACTATCATAGATATTAGAAATAAATCTGAGGTAGCGGACGGTAAGTTTTTTGAATCAGCTACAAATATTCCTTTACCAGAATTAAGAGAAAAAGCTGCGGATATTGATACCGAAAAGCCAATCATTGTACATTGTGCTGGAGGGTACAGATCAGCAGCAGGATTTAGTATAGTAAAAAGATTATTACCAGAAGCTAAGGTTTATGACTTAAGTGATGCGGTAAACGACTTTAAATAG
- the yjjX gene encoding inosine/xanthosine triphosphatase: MKIIIASQNPVKIEATKIAFQKMIDDDFSFEGINVPSNVRDQPMDHKETLLGAKNRAQNARDNKPNADYWVGIEGGIHNDEFGMQAFAWIVILSKTKNSQAQTAVFYLPEPIAEMVNNGIELGEADDIYFKRSNSKQKDGAVGILTNGLIDRTQYYEHAIIMALIPFQNKR; this comes from the coding sequence ATGAAAATAATAATTGCTTCTCAAAATCCAGTAAAAATTGAAGCTACTAAAATAGCTTTCCAAAAAATGATAGATGATGATTTTTCATTTGAAGGTATTAACGTTCCTTCCAATGTAAGAGATCAACCCATGGATCATAAGGAAACATTACTAGGAGCAAAAAATAGAGCTCAAAATGCAAGAGATAATAAGCCTAATGCTGATTATTGGGTAGGCATTGAGGGAGGGATTCATAATGATGAATTCGGTATGCAAGCTTTTGCTTGGATAGTTATCTTATCTAAAACGAAGAATAGTCAAGCGCAAACTGCAGTGTTTTATCTACCTGAACCAATTGCAGAAATGGTAAACAATGGTATTGAATTAGGCGAAGCGGATGATATTTACTTTAAAAGAAGTAATTCAAAGCAAAAAGATGGAGCAGTCGGAATTTTAACCAATGGATTAATAGATAGAACACAATACTATGAACATGCTATAATTATGGCTTTAATTCCATTTCAAAATAAACGGTAA
- a CDS encoding RNA polymerase sigma factor, whose product MQNEDLISQAQSGDTYAQGEVVREWYPRIYNYAFKYFGESDLAAEAAQQTFITMHHKIGQLKECSKFKSWIYTIATNICRQESRKGKRHRWLSFDQLLPKKEEDTSPVWEVSKPRDHNPEQTYLRSELGGILNKCLQQLSKDQREVLIMKEYEGLKFREIAEALNVSENTVKSRLYYAFSHMRKLLAKENITENTLKYEN is encoded by the coding sequence GTGCAAAATGAAGATTTAATATCACAAGCCCAAAGTGGAGACACCTATGCGCAAGGCGAAGTGGTGAGAGAATGGTATCCGCGTATTTATAATTATGCTTTTAAATACTTTGGAGAATCCGATTTAGCTGCTGAAGCCGCTCAGCAAACTTTCATTACCATGCATCATAAAATTGGTCAATTGAAAGAATGTAGCAAGTTTAAATCATGGATTTATACAATAGCTACAAATATTTGCAGGCAAGAAAGCAGAAAAGGTAAAAGACACAGATGGTTAAGTTTTGACCAGCTTTTACCTAAAAAGGAAGAGGATACAAGCCCAGTTTGGGAAGTGTCAAAACCCAGAGATCATAATCCAGAACAGACTTATTTAAGAAGTGAATTAGGTGGCATTTTAAATAAATGCTTACAGCAATTAAGTAAAGACCAAAGAGAGGTTTTGATTATGAAAGAATATGAGGGCTTGAAATTTAGAGAAATAGCAGAGGCTTTAAATGTTTCTGAAAATACCGTAAAGTCTAGACTTTATTATGCTTTCTCACACATGAGAAAACTATTAGCAAAAGAGAATATTACAGAAAATACATTAAAATATGAAAACTGA